From Virgibacillus ihumii, the proteins below share one genomic window:
- a CDS encoding phosphoadenylyl-sulfate reductase, whose translation MTNHSVTYRNFSGDPFKDFHPTDDTNGAIEVLEWTFESFGDSVVYACSFGAEGIVLIDLISRVKKDAKIVFLDTEIHFQETYNLIDEIKEKYPDLRIEMKKPDLTLEEQADQYGSALWKRNPDQCCFIRKVKPLEEALTGVPAWISGLRREQSPLRSKTDFVNKDERFKSIKVCPLIHWTWDDVWDHIHLNNLPYNELHDQGYPSIGCIPCTSPVTDSGDSRSGRWKGSNKEECGLHTVGR comes from the coding sequence GTGACGAATCATTCGGTTACTTACCGTAATTTCTCCGGTGACCCATTTAAAGATTTTCATCCTACAGATGATACCAATGGTGCTATTGAAGTTCTGGAGTGGACTTTTGAATCGTTCGGGGATTCTGTTGTATATGCATGCAGCTTCGGAGCGGAAGGTATTGTATTAATTGATTTAATTTCCAGGGTGAAAAAAGATGCGAAAATTGTGTTTCTCGATACAGAGATTCATTTTCAGGAAACGTATAATCTGATTGATGAGATTAAGGAAAAATATCCGGATCTTCGGATTGAAATGAAAAAGCCTGATTTAACGTTGGAGGAGCAGGCGGACCAATATGGATCAGCTCTGTGGAAAAGAAATCCGGATCAGTGCTGCTTTATTCGAAAAGTAAAACCTCTCGAGGAGGCATTGACGGGTGTTCCTGCGTGGATATCCGGACTTCGAAGAGAACAGTCACCATTACGCAGTAAAACTGATTTTGTCAATAAAGATGAACGTTTCAAATCGATTAAAGTTTGTCCGTTAATTCATTGGACGTGGGATGATGTATGGGATCATATTCATTTGAATAACTTGCCATATAATGAATTACACGACCAAGGCTATCCAAGTATTGGATGTATACCATGTACGTCACCGGTAACAGATTCTGGTGATTCCCGTTCTGGAAGATGGAAAGGTTCCAATAAAGAGGAGTGTGGACTTCACACAGTTGGAAGGTAA
- the cysI gene encoding assimilatory sulfite reductase (NADPH) hemoprotein subunit: MAEHNFPRDNGPLDALEHLKTDSNYLRGTIKEGLGDQITAAISEDDTKLLKFHGSYQQDDRDIRSDRRRKKLEPAYQFMIRVRAPGGVATPEQWLTLDDIASKYANGTLKLTTRQSFQFHGILKWNLKKTMQEINASLMNTLAACGDVNRNVMCNPNPYQSDVHSEVYGWSKELSEYLSPKTNAYHEIWLDDEKVVDSREEETEPIYGSSYLPRKFKIGIAVPPSNDVDIYSHDLGFIAILEDGELKGFNVAVGGGMGMTHGDTNTYPQISRVIGFTPAEKIIDVAEKVVTIQRDYGNRSNRKNARFKYTIDTGGIDWFKSELNERLGWNLEQERTFNFEHNGDRYGWVKGNGRWHYTLFIQNGRVKDTENYPLMTGLRKIAKIHTGDFRLTPNQNLIIANVTGQKKKKIDALIEKYGITEGKEYSALKRNSMACVAFPTCGLAMAESERYLPSLLEKMEEILDEAGLNEQEITIRMTGCPNGCSRPGLAEIAFIGKAPGKYNMYLGGGFAGERLNKLYRENIGEAEILKDLRPILIEYAKERQEEEHFGDYVIRAGYVEEVYSGLDFHTTNLVKK; encoded by the coding sequence ATGGCAGAACATAACTTTCCCCGGGATAATGGACCGCTTGATGCGTTGGAACACTTAAAAACAGACAGCAATTATCTGCGGGGGACAATAAAGGAAGGGCTTGGAGACCAAATTACCGCAGCGATTTCTGAAGATGATACCAAACTGTTAAAGTTTCACGGCAGTTATCAGCAGGATGATCGGGATATCCGAAGTGACCGGCGTCGCAAAAAGTTGGAACCTGCTTATCAATTCATGATCCGTGTTCGTGCCCCCGGTGGTGTGGCTACTCCCGAGCAATGGCTAACACTGGACGATATTGCCAGTAAATATGCGAATGGAACGTTGAAATTAACCACCAGGCAGTCGTTTCAATTTCATGGAATTTTGAAATGGAACCTGAAAAAGACGATGCAGGAAATCAATGCGTCGTTAATGAATACACTGGCAGCTTGCGGGGATGTAAACCGGAATGTCATGTGTAATCCAAACCCTTACCAATCCGATGTACATTCAGAAGTATATGGATGGTCCAAGGAACTTAGTGAGTATCTTTCGCCAAAGACCAATGCGTATCACGAAATCTGGCTGGATGATGAGAAAGTGGTCGATAGCAGGGAAGAAGAGACAGAGCCAATTTACGGGTCATCGTATTTGCCGCGTAAGTTCAAAATCGGCATTGCGGTTCCGCCATCTAATGATGTTGATATTTATTCGCATGATCTGGGCTTCATTGCGATTTTGGAGGATGGCGAGTTAAAGGGATTTAATGTTGCGGTTGGCGGTGGTATGGGAATGACACATGGTGATACCAACACATACCCGCAGATCTCCCGGGTGATAGGCTTTACGCCGGCAGAAAAAATTATTGATGTAGCGGAAAAAGTGGTAACGATTCAACGTGATTACGGAAATCGATCCAATCGGAAAAATGCCCGGTTCAAGTATACAATCGATACCGGTGGAATTGATTGGTTTAAAAGTGAGCTGAATGAAAGATTAGGATGGAATCTGGAACAGGAACGCACATTTAACTTTGAACATAATGGTGACCGATATGGTTGGGTGAAAGGGAATGGCAGATGGCATTATACCTTGTTTATTCAAAACGGACGTGTCAAGGATACCGAGAATTATCCACTTATGACTGGACTTCGGAAAATTGCGAAGATCCATACAGGGGACTTTCGCCTGACCCCGAACCAGAACCTGATTATTGCAAATGTAACCGGCCAAAAGAAAAAGAAGATTGATGCATTAATTGAAAAATATGGAATCACGGAAGGAAAAGAGTATTCTGCACTGAAGCGGAATTCCATGGCCTGTGTAGCTTTTCCAACGTGCGGGCTGGCTATGGCCGAATCAGAACGGTATCTTCCTTCATTGCTTGAAAAAATGGAAGAAATCCTGGATGAGGCCGGCCTTAATGAACAGGAAATCACTATTCGTATGACGGGATGTCCGAATGGGTGTTCACGCCCAGGCCTTGCCGAAATTGCATTTATTGGAAAGGCACCTGGAAAATACAACATGTATCTGGGAGGCGGTTTTGCCGGTGAGCGTTTGAACAAATTATACCGGGAGAATATAGGAGAAGCGGAAATTCTAAAAGATCTCCGTCCGATTCTCATTGAATACGCGAAGGAACGGCAGGAAGAGGAGCACTTTGGTGATTATGTCATTCGTGCCGGCTATGTGGAAGAGGTTTATTCAGGACTTGACTTTCATACGACAAATCTGGTGAAAAAATAA
- the cobA gene encoding uroporphyrinogen-III C-methyltransferase, translating into MGKVYLVGAGPGDPDLITVKGLKAIQRADVILYDRLINEELLENAQTGTELTYCGKLPDRHSLTQDEINQLLCLHAKEGKTVVRLKGGDPFIFGRGGEEAEVLWWQGVTFEIIPGITSGSAAPAYAGIPLTHRNFSSSVAFVSGAGKTDAASEKYWKHLAQGVDTLCIYMGVKNLPYICNRLIGYGRKKETPIALVHWGTTEKQQTVTGTLENIVERSAAVKNPSIIIVGEVVRLREKINWFEEKAIAESKLAGATTG; encoded by the coding sequence ATGGGAAAGGTTTACTTGGTAGGCGCCGGGCCCGGTGACCCAGACTTAATCACGGTGAAAGGATTAAAAGCTATCCAACGAGCGGATGTTATTTTATATGACCGTTTAATCAATGAAGAATTGTTGGAAAATGCTCAGACAGGGACAGAATTGACGTATTGCGGAAAGCTTCCCGATCGCCATTCCCTGACACAGGATGAGATCAACCAACTGCTCTGCCTACATGCGAAAGAAGGAAAAACGGTAGTTCGGTTGAAAGGCGGGGATCCGTTTATTTTTGGAAGAGGCGGCGAAGAAGCGGAAGTGCTATGGTGGCAGGGGGTTACCTTTGAAATTATTCCGGGAATCACGTCCGGATCGGCTGCACCTGCATATGCGGGTATCCCATTAACACACCGTAATTTTAGTTCGTCGGTGGCCTTTGTCTCAGGAGCAGGTAAAACGGATGCTGCTTCCGAAAAATACTGGAAACATCTCGCACAGGGAGTTGATACGCTTTGTATCTACATGGGAGTGAAAAACCTCCCTTATATTTGTAATCGGCTCATTGGTTATGGGCGGAAGAAAGAAACACCCATCGCTTTAGTACACTGGGGCACAACCGAAAAGCAGCAGACAGTGACTGGTACATTGGAGAATATTGTCGAGAGGTCTGCGGCAGTAAAGAACCCCTCCATCATCATTGTTGGAGAGGTCGTTCGATTAAGAGAGAAGATTAACTGGTTTGAGGAGAAGGCAATTGCTGAGAGTAAGCTGGCTGGAGCAACTACAGGGTAG
- a CDS encoding sirohydrochlorin chelatase translates to MQGILYVSHGSRIGEATTEAVSCIESVIRQVNFPLQEICFLELAAPTVGQGIKNLVNQGASKISVIPVLLLSAGHYYKDIPDEIRKAKSEYPEIEFTYGKPLGVQDRFIDILIERMEETATPVNLDAKILLVGRGSRNPDTIMDIKSIGRKLERKTGLKQVDICFLAACNPSFDEGLQASLEEKHSQVFVMPYLWFTGVLMRSIKKKIDALKVSDKQIICCNQLGGHAGMIQALQERVYESIHNHVDFAAPTRKSERV, encoded by the coding sequence GTGCAGGGAATACTATATGTCAGTCATGGCAGTCGTATTGGGGAAGCAACAACTGAGGCAGTCTCATGTATCGAATCGGTAATCCGGCAGGTTAACTTTCCCCTTCAGGAAATATGCTTTTTGGAGCTTGCAGCGCCAACGGTCGGACAAGGTATCAAAAATCTTGTAAACCAGGGCGCTTCAAAGATTTCCGTCATACCTGTTTTGCTGTTAAGTGCCGGGCATTACTATAAAGATATACCTGATGAAATACGTAAGGCAAAATCCGAGTACCCTGAAATTGAATTTACGTATGGGAAGCCGCTTGGCGTGCAGGATCGCTTCATCGACATTTTGATAGAACGCATGGAAGAAACGGCAACACCAGTCAACCTGGATGCAAAGATTTTGCTTGTCGGCCGTGGCAGCCGCAATCCCGACACCATTATGGATATTAAAAGTATTGGAAGAAAGCTGGAACGAAAAACTGGCCTCAAACAAGTGGATATATGCTTTTTAGCGGCTTGTAATCCTTCATTTGATGAGGGGTTACAGGCTTCACTGGAAGAAAAACATTCTCAGGTTTTTGTTATGCCTTATTTATGGTTTACTGGGGTGCTTATGCGTTCCATTAAGAAAAAAATAGATGCATTGAAAGTATCGGATAAGCAAATCATATGCTGCAATCAGCTTGGTGGCCATGCAGGAATGATACAGGCTTTGCAGGAACGTGTTTATGAGTCAATACATAATCATGTTGATTTCGCCGCTCCAACACGCAAATCGGAAAGGGTTTGA
- a CDS encoding NAD(P)-binding protein — protein MAAVPLMIDLTEKNIIVIGGGSVAERRIRTVINNGAKLTVISPKINQGIHALWTEGCLDWKKKKAEAGDLDDAFLVIVATNDVKVNETIIQATPSNALINNAADADEGNVAFPSFFNRGRLSISVSTNGASPMLSAKIKNDLQAVYDNSYTDYVDFLHESRKLLKQTCLTKNEQRLFLKEILSDKFQDTDNQNKLLKCLADLSGGGKHNERPE, from the coding sequence ATGGCAGCAGTTCCTTTGATGATTGACCTAACTGAAAAAAACATAATCGTTATCGGGGGCGGATCTGTAGCCGAGCGCAGAATCCGTACCGTTATAAATAATGGTGCTAAGTTGACCGTGATCAGTCCTAAGATTAATCAAGGAATACATGCCCTGTGGACGGAAGGATGTTTGGACTGGAAAAAGAAGAAAGCTGAGGCTGGAGATCTTGATGATGCATTTCTGGTTATCGTGGCAACCAACGATGTAAAAGTGAATGAAACCATTATTCAGGCCACCCCTTCCAATGCTTTAATCAATAATGCAGCGGATGCTGACGAGGGAAATGTTGCATTTCCCTCATTTTTCAATCGGGGAAGATTGTCTATTAGTGTATCAACTAATGGGGCAAGCCCGATGCTTTCGGCAAAAATTAAAAATGATCTTCAGGCTGTATATGACAACAGCTACACAGATTATGTGGATTTTTTACATGAAAGTCGAAAGTTGCTGAAACAAACTTGTCTTACTAAAAATGAACAACGATTATTTTTAAAGGAGATTCTTTCTGATAAATTCCAGGATACGGATAATCAAAATAAATTGCTTAAATGTCTGGCAGACTTATCTGGAGGAGGGAAACACAATGAGCGGCCTGAATGA
- a CDS encoding uroporphyrinogen-III synthase gives MSGLNDKKIGVAAARNSEAIAKLIQNNGGTSFIYSVQGEQVLDEEVSRKNVLDFIRDPFDQVLLTTGIGLETLEKAANDLDCLSDFIGNLRNSKLAIRGSKTANWLKRHSLSPKFVSEDGTMESLLAQLALDDDNNRLFLQAYSQDEAVLKKQLEHQGYAVYLSKPYEYMEPDLTIMTALRKQIITRSLDAVVFTSKTQIQNLFKGSSEAEELTAAFHDHVLPVGVGKVTTAELRKNGVTTAFHPGKPKMGAMIVELANFFSH, from the coding sequence ATGAGCGGCCTGAATGACAAAAAAATTGGCGTTGCAGCTGCTCGCAACAGTGAAGCAATTGCAAAACTAATTCAAAATAATGGAGGTACCTCATTCATCTATTCCGTTCAGGGAGAGCAGGTGTTGGATGAAGAGGTCAGTAGAAAAAATGTATTGGATTTTATTCGTGACCCGTTTGACCAGGTTCTTTTAACGACAGGAATTGGACTGGAAACATTGGAAAAGGCGGCAAATGATTTGGATTGTCTTTCGGACTTTATCGGGAATCTCAGAAACTCGAAATTGGCTATTCGCGGCAGTAAAACAGCGAATTGGCTAAAAAGACATTCCCTCTCCCCCAAATTCGTTTCTGAAGATGGAACTATGGAAAGTCTGCTGGCACAACTGGCCCTCGATGATGATAATAATCGTTTGTTTTTACAGGCATACAGTCAGGATGAAGCAGTGTTAAAGAAGCAATTGGAACATCAAGGATATGCTGTTTATCTTTCCAAACCGTACGAGTACATGGAACCGGATCTTACTATAATGACTGCGTTAAGGAAGCAGATAATCACCCGCTCTCTCGATGCAGTTGTGTTTACCAGTAAAACGCAGATCCAAAATCTTTTTAAAGGCAGTAGTGAGGCTGAGGAACTTACAGCTGCTTTTCATGATCATGTTCTGCCGGTGGGGGTGGGAAAAGTAACCACAGCCGAATTGAGAAAGAATGGAGTAACCACTGCTTTCCATCCGGGTAAACCGAAAATGGGAGCCATGATTGTTGAACTGGCTAACTTTTTTTCACATTAA
- a CDS encoding homocysteine S-methyltransferase family protein, with translation MKRSLEERLKEGTVIAGEGYLFELERRGYLQAGSFVPEVALDNPEALKQTYRDYMNAGSDVVLAFTYNAHREKMRIIGKEDLLEPLNRNAIRLAKEVAKEHPKEEALVAGNISNTNIFNPDDPESKEKVRNIFAEMVKWCKEEGVDFINGETFYYHEEALIALEEITKQGLPAVITFGLMGENILRDGYTVEESCKILSERGALVVGMNCFRGPETMQPYLAAIRNNVDGYVGGLPIPYRTTEEHPTFFNLPDGGCSCHLPTETTFPTALDPLYHNRYELAEWAREAKDTGLNYIGLCCGASPAMLRAVAEAVDVKTINSKYSPDMEKHFLFGTDKTLQEHNLKYRLKA, from the coding sequence ATGAAGCGTAGTTTAGAAGAGCGTTTAAAAGAAGGAACCGTAATTGCAGGGGAAGGTTATTTATTTGAATTGGAACGAAGGGGATATTTACAAGCGGGTTCGTTTGTTCCTGAGGTGGCACTGGATAATCCTGAGGCATTAAAGCAGACATATCGGGATTATATGAATGCCGGTTCTGATGTTGTATTAGCATTTACATACAATGCTCATCGGGAAAAAATGCGTATTATTGGAAAAGAAGATTTATTAGAACCATTAAACAGAAATGCCATTCGCTTGGCAAAAGAGGTAGCCAAAGAGCATCCAAAAGAAGAAGCGTTGGTGGCAGGAAATATATCGAATACCAATATCTTTAATCCGGATGATCCGGAGTCAAAAGAAAAAGTCAGAAATATTTTTGCGGAAATGGTGAAATGGTGCAAAGAAGAAGGGGTCGATTTCATAAATGGTGAAACATTTTATTACCATGAAGAGGCGTTAATTGCACTGGAGGAAATCACTAAACAAGGTTTACCGGCAGTCATTACGTTTGGTTTAATGGGCGAGAATATTTTAAGGGATGGATACACTGTAGAGGAGTCCTGTAAAATACTTTCCGAAAGAGGCGCATTGGTCGTTGGTATGAATTGTTTCCGGGGTCCTGAAACGATGCAGCCATACCTTGCTGCCATCCGAAACAATGTGGATGGATATGTTGGTGGCTTGCCAATCCCATATCGTACGACAGAAGAACACCCAACATTCTTTAACTTGCCTGATGGAGGCTGCAGCTGCCATTTACCTACAGAAACAACATTTCCGACTGCTCTTGACCCACTGTATCATAACCGCTATGAGTTAGCTGAATGGGCAAGAGAAGCAAAAGATACCGGTCTTAATTATATTGGCTTGTGCTGTGGCGCATCACCAGCGATGCTGCGGGCAGTGGCGGAAGCTGTAGATGTTAAAACAATAAATTCAAAATACTCCCCCGATATGGAGAAACATTTCCTGTTCGGAACAGACAAGACACTTCAAGAGCACAATTTGAAGTATCGATTAAAAGCTTGA
- a CDS encoding methionine biosynthesis PLP-dependent protein, whose product MSAKSIETKLVQLGNKSDKTTGAVNPPIYLSTAFQHEGIGKSTGYDYTRTKNPTRAILEDGIADLESGDSGYACSSGMAAIQLVLSLFRSGDELIVPEDIYGGTYRLLQHYSDVYDIKTSYSEFVNVDATEKLITSKTRALLIETPTNPLMQEIDIRQYANLARKHNLLLIVDNTFLTPCLQRPLELGADIVVHSATKYIGGHNDVLAGLVVAKGDAICEKLSEIHNASGGVLSPFDSWLIIRGLKTLSLRMRQHDENARKITSYLSDEPLVPDVLYPGKGGMLSFRLQKANWIEPFLENLELITFAESLGGVESFITYPATQTHAEIPEAERTRRGVDNRLLRFSVGIEQTEDLIADLKHVFSILKREEIGI is encoded by the coding sequence ATGTCAGCAAAAAGCATCGAAACCAAATTGGTGCAATTAGGTAATAAGTCTGACAAAACGACAGGTGCTGTAAATCCGCCTATTTATTTGTCAACTGCTTTTCAGCATGAGGGAATCGGTAAGTCCACTGGTTATGATTATACCCGTACAAAGAATCCAACACGCGCTATTCTGGAAGATGGGATTGCAGATTTGGAATCTGGTGACAGTGGCTATGCCTGCAGCTCAGGAATGGCTGCCATCCAATTGGTTCTTTCCCTTTTCCGTTCTGGTGATGAATTAATTGTTCCGGAAGATATCTATGGAGGAACTTACCGGTTACTTCAGCATTATTCAGATGTCTATGATATAAAGACAAGCTATTCGGAGTTTGTGAATGTGGACGCGACAGAGAAGTTAATTACTTCTAAAACAAGAGCTCTATTGATCGAAACGCCGACGAATCCTTTGATGCAGGAAATCGATATCAGACAATATGCCAATCTCGCACGTAAGCACAATTTACTGCTCATTGTTGATAATACATTCTTAACACCTTGCTTGCAGCGGCCGCTTGAGCTGGGTGCCGATATCGTTGTTCACAGTGCCACAAAATATATTGGCGGTCATAATGATGTGCTGGCTGGGTTAGTTGTTGCAAAGGGTGATGCCATCTGTGAAAAACTATCCGAAATCCACAACGCTTCCGGCGGTGTCTTGTCTCCATTTGATTCATGGTTGATCATCAGGGGGTTAAAAACTCTCTCGCTTAGAATGAGACAGCACGATGAAAACGCCCGGAAAATAACATCTTATTTATCAGATGAGCCATTGGTCCCCGACGTATTATACCCGGGAAAAGGCGGTATGCTCTCATTTCGTCTTCAAAAAGCAAATTGGATTGAACCGTTTTTGGAAAATCTGGAGCTTATAACGTTTGCAGAAAGCCTTGGTGGAGTAGAAAGTTTTATTACCTATCCCGCCACCCAAACGCATGCAGAGATTCCGGAAGCAGAACGAACCCGCCGTGGAGTCGACAACCGGTTATTACGCTTTTCTGTTGGCATTGAGCAAACAGAAGATTTAATAGCAGATCTGAAACACGTATTTTCCATACTGAAAAGGGAGGAGATTGGGATATGA
- the metC gene encoding cystathionine beta-lyase encodes MSIDKKQLETNLIHTSSGLDVEQKTGAVNVPIYLSSTYHQESFDEFGPYDYSRSGNPTRQALEGKIAKLEDGSRGLAFASGMAAISSAFMLLSSGEHVLVSRDVYGGTFRFVTEVLSKLKIEHTFVDMTNLSEVAEAVKENTKVIYIETPSNPCMNITDVKGVVEIAKANNCLTFLDNTFMTPLYQKPIKLGVDVVLHSATKFLSGHSDIIAGLAVTKDRELGERLAFLQNSFGSILGAQDSYLLLQGIKTLGARLKQSSETALDIATYLNEHPLIKKVFYPGLSSHSGHTIHARQSKGSGAVLSFEISDAVEAKTFVEHIRIPIFAVSLGAVESILSYPANMSHAAMPKHERKTRGISDGLFRFSVGLEHVDDLIADLDQALHAAYVRSYEAVGVRNF; translated from the coding sequence ATGAGCATCGATAAAAAACAGTTGGAAACAAATCTTATTCATACATCGTCGGGGTTGGACGTTGAACAGAAAACGGGTGCTGTCAACGTGCCAATTTATTTATCCTCAACCTATCACCAGGAAAGTTTTGATGAATTTGGACCGTATGACTACAGCCGCTCCGGAAATCCGACAAGGCAGGCATTAGAAGGAAAAATAGCCAAACTGGAGGATGGGTCAAGAGGATTGGCGTTTGCTTCCGGAATGGCTGCAATTTCATCAGCCTTTATGCTTTTATCTTCAGGTGAGCATGTCCTGGTTTCCAGAGATGTATATGGGGGCACGTTTCGCTTTGTTACGGAGGTACTATCCAAGTTAAAAATTGAACATACCTTTGTGGATATGACGAATCTTAGTGAAGTTGCAGAAGCAGTTAAGGAAAATACAAAAGTCATCTACATCGAAACACCCTCAAACCCTTGTATGAACATTACAGATGTTAAAGGAGTCGTAGAAATTGCCAAGGCAAATAACTGTTTAACGTTTCTTGATAATACGTTTATGACCCCCCTTTACCAGAAACCGATTAAACTCGGTGTAGATGTGGTGCTGCACAGTGCTACCAAGTTTTTGTCTGGCCACAGCGATATTATTGCCGGATTAGCCGTAACAAAAGATAGAGAACTTGGCGAACGGTTAGCTTTTCTGCAAAATTCATTTGGATCCATTTTAGGTGCACAGGATTCCTATCTGCTGCTGCAAGGAATTAAAACACTGGGGGCACGTCTGAAGCAGTCATCTGAAACAGCACTCGATATAGCAACGTATCTGAATGAACATCCTTTAATCAAAAAAGTATTTTATCCTGGCTTGTCCTCACACTCAGGGCACACCATTCACGCGCGACAGTCCAAAGGTTCGGGGGCGGTTTTATCATTTGAAATCTCCGATGCAGTTGAAGCTAAAACATTTGTAGAACACATTCGCATCCCTATTTTCGCTGTCAGTCTTGGGGCGGTCGAAAGCATCCTGTCGTATCCAGCGAACATGTCACATGCCGCAATGCCAAAGCATGAACGCAAAACTAGAGGTATAAGTGATGGATTATTCCGATTCTCGGTTGGTCTGGAACATGTGGATGATTTAATTGCTGATTTGGATCAGGCTTTACATGCTGCATATGTACGAAGTTATGAAGCAGTTGGAGTGAGAAACTTTTAG
- a CDS encoding ABC transporter ATP-binding protein produces the protein MNDVPVIQIGNLHKSYENKGKSEQVLKDINLNIRKGETIAILGKSGCGKSTLLNLIGGFLTTDTGQIHFKGEEVTKPGRKIVMLFQDYGLLPWRTVLKNVELGLENTDLSSDQRREKALYYLNMVGLDDRLDRFPSQLSGGMQQRVAIARALAIEPDVLLMDEPFGALDTFTRYFLQDELLKIQKQAETTVILVTHDIDESIYLADRVVIMGSNPGQIIREVPIDTYKPRDRSGDDFQHFRKLILNEFELIHSKPSIEFNI, from the coding sequence TTGAACGATGTGCCAGTGATCCAAATCGGGAATTTACATAAGAGCTATGAAAATAAAGGAAAATCAGAACAAGTATTGAAGGATATTAACCTTAACATCCGTAAAGGTGAAACGATTGCCATTTTAGGAAAAAGTGGTTGTGGAAAAAGCACGCTCCTTAATTTAATAGGGGGGTTTTTAACTACTGATACGGGTCAAATTCATTTTAAGGGAGAAGAAGTAACGAAACCAGGCAGGAAAATTGTGATGTTGTTTCAGGATTACGGGCTGCTGCCATGGCGTACTGTATTAAAAAATGTGGAGTTGGGTTTGGAAAATACAGATTTATCATCAGATCAGCGACGGGAAAAGGCTCTCTATTATTTAAATATGGTTGGATTGGATGATAGGCTTGATCGGTTTCCATCCCAATTATCGGGTGGAATGCAGCAGCGTGTTGCTATTGCGCGTGCTCTTGCGATTGAACCCGACGTGCTTTTAATGGATGAACCGTTCGGCGCTTTGGATACATTTACACGTTATTTCCTGCAGGATGAATTACTGAAGATTCAAAAGCAAGCTGAAACGACAGTCATTTTAGTTACCCACGATATTGATGAATCTATTTATCTTGCTGATCGTGTCGTGATTATGGGGTCAAATCCTGGTCAAATCATACGGGAGGTACCAATAGATACATATAAACCAAGGGATCGAAGCGGAGATGACTTCCAACATTTTCGGAAGCTTATTTTAAATGAATTTGAATTGATTCACTCTAAACCGTCAATTGAATTCAATATTTAA
- a CDS encoding ABC transporter substrate-binding protein: protein MKYRKIVLMSILSAVIVILSACGGSETANSSGKPTVKIGYLPITHAVPLYMQKEFLGENNSFNLELVKFPSWPDLMDALNTGKIDGASTLVTVAMRAKEQGIDLKAVALGHRDGNVLVASPNINNVQDLKGKTYAVPHEFSSHNILLYMMLEKEGVDYEDVNVVEMAPAEMPAALATDRIAGYVVAEPFGAQSVVLDNAKVLYQSGELWKNSIDCALVLHGDFAKNNKKIAQDFVGSYVKAGQKAEAKGEQMRKVASKYMDVDDEVLDLSLEWISYDNLKINKEAYKKLSRYMVEMGLSESPPSYDAFVDNSFIEKVK from the coding sequence ATGAAATATAGAAAAATAGTACTGATGAGCATCCTTTCTGCTGTAATCGTGATATTAAGTGCCTGCGGGGGCAGCGAGACAGCAAACAGCAGCGGGAAACCAACAGTTAAAATAGGTTATTTGCCAATTACACATGCTGTGCCGTTATATATGCAGAAAGAGTTTTTAGGGGAAAATAACAGTTTTAATCTGGAACTTGTGAAATTTCCTTCATGGCCAGACCTGATGGATGCTTTAAATACAGGGAAAATTGATGGAGCATCTACACTTGTAACAGTAGCTATGCGTGCAAAAGAGCAAGGGATAGACTTAAAGGCAGTTGCTCTGGGACATAGAGATGGAAACGTCTTAGTAGCTTCCCCCAACATAAACAATGTACAGGATTTAAAGGGAAAAACCTATGCTGTACCACATGAATTCTCCAGTCATAATATTTTGTTATACATGATGCTGGAGAAGGAAGGCGTAGATTACGAGGATGTAAATGTAGTGGAAATGGCACCTGCCGAAATGCCGGCAGCGCTTGCTACCGACAGAATTGCAGGATATGTAGTTGCAGAGCCTTTTGGTGCTCAATCCGTTGTGTTGGATAATGCGAAGGTATTGTATCAATCCGGTGAACTTTGGAAAAACTCGATTGATTGTGCGCTTGTGTTGCATGGTGATTTTGCGAAAAACAATAAAAAAATTGCACAGGATTTCGTGGGAAGTTATGTGAAAGCAGGACAAAAAGCGGAAGCAAAGGGTGAACAGATGCGGAAGGTTGCATCTAAATATATGGATGTAGACGATGAAGTGTTGGATTTATCCCTGGAATGGATTTCTTATGATAATTTGAAAATTAATAAAGAAGCATACAAAAAATTAAGCCGATATATGGTTGAGATGGGATTATCTGAAAGCCCTCCAAGCTATGATGCATTTGTAGACAATTCATTCATTGAAAAGGTGAAGTGA